The proteins below are encoded in one region of Tamandua tetradactyla isolate mTamTet1 chromosome 9, mTamTet1.pri, whole genome shotgun sequence:
- the VGLL4 gene encoding transcription cofactor vestigial-like protein 4 isoform X5, which produces MIKVRNKTANGDCQKDHRERSRSPIERAAAPTMSLHGSHLYASIPSLSMEQPLALTKNSVDAGRPAGIVPSLVPVERQQNRPSVITCASASNRNCNLSHCPIAHSGCGAGPGSYRRPPSTAACDPVVEEHFRRSLGKNYKEPEPASSLVSITGSVDDHFAKALGDTWLQIKAAKDGASSSPESASRRGQPSSPSAHMVSHTHPPSVVS; this is translated from the exons GAACAAGACAGCCAATGGGGACTGCCAGAAGGACCACCGGGAGCGGAGCCGCAGCCCCATTGAGCGCGCCGCGGCCCCCACCATGAGCCTGCACGGCAGCCACCTCTACGCGTCCATCCCCAGCCTCTCCATGGAGCAGCCCCTCGCCCTGACCAAGAACAGCGTGGACGCCGGCAGGCCGGCTGGCATCGTGCCATCCCTGGTGCCCGTGGAGCGGCAGCAG AACCGGCCCTCGGTCATCACGTGTGCCTCTGCCAGCAACCGCAACTGCAACCTGTCCCACTGTCCCATCGCCCACAGTGGCTGCGGGGCCGGGCCGGGCAGCTACAGGAGACCGCCGAGCA CCGCCGCCTGCGACCCCGTGGTGGAGGAGCACTTCCGCAGGAGCCTCGGCAAGAACTACAAGGAGCCCGAGCCAGCCTCCAGCTTGGTGTCCATCACCGGCTCCGTGGACGACCACTTTGCCAAAGCCCTGGGTGACACGTGGCTTCAGATCAAGGCGGCCAAGGACGGTGCGTCCAGTAGCCCCGAGTCCGCCTCGCGGAGGGGCCAGCCCTCCAGCCCCTCGGCCCACATGGTCAgccacacccacccaccctccGTGGTCTCCTGA